The following is a genomic window from Ahaetulla prasina isolate Xishuangbanna chromosome 9, ASM2864084v1, whole genome shotgun sequence.
GCTTGAGATAATAGCAGATGTCTTGTTTTTTGCCTCACAAAGAGCTTTACAAGCCTCCTGggatactaggaaactaaatttaGAACTGCAAGTATCAtctagagaaggagagagaggcacATGCAGATCATTTTTCTGGCATTTCCCGTAGCAGGACAAGATAAGAGTACAACTCTTCAGCTCTTCAGATAAGATTACAACTGTTCCTTCTACCCTAAATAATGAAGCTCTGAGAAggatcgctctctctctctctctctctctctctctctctctctctcccaggtaATCGTGAGTAATAATTAGAGAGGCCTCAGGGATATAGCTAATTATTGGTGGTAATTTATTAAGTTTTCATTAAACAGATGTCGTGATGAGCCAATCTTCTGCCCCAAGAGCCAAGGAGCTCTTTTGTTCCTCAATTATTGGTTTAGAGACAGACTATTccggggggaaaaaatggaaagtgaTTGTTACTCTTGAAACCTACATCCTAATTTCAGACAGTCTGGAGAGAGAAAATGGTGCtgacaagaaaaaaacaatagaatcCCACAAAATCTGCTCATTTTTGCTTCTGCCTATCAATTATCCGCATACGATCTTGCATACAATTGAAGagtgaaactttaaaaaaaaaaaggttcaaaaTAAGGAAGCGTAATTTCTTCAGAGTTAATTGTGTCTGCTTTTCAAAATGACATTTCCTTTGTTCCACATTCTAGTTATTACCAAACTTCTCGGAGGAATATAATTAAGACatgttctgaaaagaaaagtACAGTATATGCTGATCTTTTAATTCAGACTGCAACAACTTGAACACTCAGGATGAGCGAGAGAATAAACTACTCTGATACCAACAAAATGTATTTTCAAGTATATGGGCAAAGAATCAAGCTGCAAACTTCGAAAGGAGCAGAGGTACATCTTATAGGTAACATTGACTTCCTTCAAGATATCCTTAGGGAATGAAATCTATTAAAGAGACTttgaaaaaatgtataaaataaagcTGACGAAAGGAGACTGGTTACAAAAATGGGGATGAACAATGGAGGTCTATGCATAAAAAAATGTACATAGGTTTAAgtgtgaatatttttttcttcagatttttCATTCTCTGTTGGAAAGAAACCTGATGCATGTGTATATTACAAACTGAAATAGTTGAACAACATTAAAAGTGAATACAGTATTAGTCTCTGTACCACTGAATGTACATGAAGGTGGTATTTGGGAGTGGGGATCAGAGTACAcatattccccccaaaaaatgataCAAATCTTTTTAAAACTTGTAAAACAGATTCAGATGTTTATCTCACAATGTATCAAACACAAAAGATTTCCAGTCCAGCTATTGAGGTATCAGCATTGTGGAAACTAGCACCAAAGGCTTTGTTGGAACTCTGTATAGGTagtcgacttacgaccgcaattgagcccaaaattttcttaaGTGAaacaatttgttaagtgagtttttcccaatTTTACgaccacagttattaagtaaacCACAGAAGTTGTTAataacacacttgttaagtgagtctggcttccccattgactttgcttgtaagaaggtcagaAAAtagggtcacatgaccctgggaccctgcaaccgtcataaatatgagtcagctgccaagcatccacattttgatcacgtgaccatagagaTATTGCAAcgatcatgtgaaaaatggtcataagtgcacttttttcagtgccactgtaactttgaatggtcactaaatgaactgctgtaagtggaAGTCTACCTGTATATGATGCTGTTCATGAGACAATGTTATAATGGCCTGGTGTCATGCATATAAGCCCTAACCAAGTTTTTTCCCCTCATATTGGCAAGGATTAACTAACTTAAGACTCACTGAAGCCGAAGCCAAAAAGAAAGTGCCCATTACATCAAAAAGATCTTTCCACATGAAAACAGGGTCAGTTTATTGATCCGCTGATGAGCACCAAGATTGCATGCAGCTTTAAACTGTATGGTTTATTTAATAAACTTGGCAGGTTGTTTCTAAGCAGACCAGTGGGACTTCGCCTTACGCCTGTTTGAAAATGGGACTGTTGATGGAACTGGTGAGTCTGATTACTGTGGTCCTTTATCAGGCTCACTTGATACTTCCTCCTTCCCAGCTTCGTTTGTCTCTCCAggttccttcccttcttcatcttctccttcttctcggtCTTTCACTTCTTTTCTTGCTTTGTATCCTCGGAAAATGGACTGGATTTTTACAGCAGCTTGTTCTTCCGATAAGGTCCCTTGAATATCCACCTCTGGTTTGTCTTCTTCCTGctttacaatttaaaacaaatcaAGTTTACATTTCTCACCTTTGCATTTTGCCCACTGGGTTTCAAAAAGGGGTgtacagagagaaggaagaaaggaagaaaaaaaatttacAATAAATGCCAACCAATAAATGCCAACCAAATGCCAACCTATCAGCATACTTTAGAAGACTGATGCTGAAGCTAGGTGGGGAGTAAGATGCATCTtgcttttgtttggtttttaaaaatccccccaaaaaatcagtaGGGCTATTCTGAATATTAAACTCTGCAAATACTACTTGGGCAATTTTTGCTCAGTTTTCAAAGAAAGTTGTGTCTGATACAAATGCCCAAATTAATGTTTAGATAAGACCAATTGTTCATCCAACAGCAAACGTATcctatttggaaaaagaaaaataccaaTATAAAGATTCTTAGAGTGTACTGGTCAAAGTAACCAGTATCTGGTTTGTCCATCCACTGCTATGGAAGCTCCCTGCTAAAGCTGAGCTTCATTACTCATCTGGATGGCCAACAAAATCTCTTAGTGTTGTTTGGGATGAAAAATGGGAAGAGGGAGCACTATTTACACTGCCTGCACTGCTACAGCAAggataatataaatcataaagataataTAACCCTTACAACTAAATAAAAGTATAGGCTGCAAATTCACATTGTCTATGTCTTTAGTTTTATTTATACAGAATGAATGTAAATGACAAAGTTAATATAGTTTTGTGATAACTTCACTGGGTAAATTTAGCAGTGCTTAAGGCTGCTAAAATATGCACAGGATTTTGCAATGTGTCTTGATGGTTAAAACTGGTGGGATTTAAGAAACAATTTAAACTGTGCTCCGAGTGGGCACCTCTATTCTttgttcatacatatatcttcacTGGAAAGgtgttgcattttcagctatattttttctttattaaatctAAGTCTAGAGTATGAGTAACTTAGAAGAGGCGATTTAAGTCTTCAGGGAATATGTGGGCATTTCTTTATGCCAAACAGCTTTGGAGATAGAGTATTTACTAATTTCACtgagataaattctttcaattctTTAACTTCAAATGGAAAAATTGCTAATGAGCCTTCATCAATTTGACCCTTGATGGATCTCATATAAAATTAATGTTGGCCTCTATGATAGTGGATAATCTCACTGCAACATTTTAGGCACACCAAAGTCAGCAAGTATTATTTacaacagggtgtcaaactcaaggtccaggggaagcttagatctggcccgtgaggctgccctggaaatagcgaaggactggcccacggtgcctctgccagcaaaaactgaccATGTGAgggagccctcccgagctctgttttcactggcagagggttgcaggaggcagttgcagccaaaaacagagttggcagagtgctcgggccacctcAGGCACTCCCATCATGAATGACGTCAATGTCCACCCCGgcccaaacacaaccctgatgcagccctcaatgaaatcgagtttgacatccctgatctacaaCAAAGGCTAGTTTAGAAAAGGTATGCAATTAATCTCTGGAAAAATTACTTACTGGTTTTCCAgtagtttcttctttcttttcctttctaacTCCATCTCCTGGTGGTGCAagttcctgaaaaagcaggagggTATTATTGATACACGAGAGCCTATTGGTATGAGAGCCCACTGAATTTTGATGCAAGCAAAACCCTAAAGGCAAATAATTAAAGTGGTAACTGAGCACATGGTGATAAAATTGCTAAATGTATGCCAAGCTCTCATTAGGCTCCATATAGAATCCATTGAAATGATGATGTAAAATGATGTTGTAGTAAGCCACTTCATAAGGAAAGAAGTGATTTCAGTCCTTTTTATGAGTACAGGTATGCATAACGGGATATTTTAATGCTATAGCAGTCATAGGATAAAGCGAGTGAATCTGAATTTCAATAGTAGGGGAAATTTTAGATTCCCACTCATCATTTTTCTAAATAAGCTTTTCACAAATCATTGTTGTATGAATtaattattgtaagctgcccagagttgcatcGCAgcaaataaacttaataaataatcCACATACCTTTGAAAATATGCCAATGATCCTAATTAACCTCATGGCTATTATTTTTAATCTGGATTTTAACCTCCTATATTTTGTTTAGTTTCATTCAAAGGTCTACATGTCAAAAGTGGGGGGAAGAGTTGTTCACTATATCATAATACTTACATTGAAAGCACGGTTATTGTAGAATCGGTCCTCTAGTTTTGCTCCCCATTCAGTTGGATCATATCCGGTTTCTGAAAAGACAtgactttttttggaaaaaaaaatactgacttCTCTTAAAAGCTTCCTGGTCAAATGATGCTTAATTCAATTGGGAATCATGACACTGATATTCCTTTAACAACAGTCCAGATTTCTTAACTGAAAAAAGGTAAACATGCACATGTAGCTCTACAGCTTTTCAATTATCTGtaataaagaggaaaaaatagggCCTAAGACAACTGGccctggccaactcaccacatgacaattcaaagtgggataaCTGAAGAGAGGGACAAATGAATTTCTGGGACTCTACCCTCTGGCTCACCCCAGCCTCAAAGACTTCTAACCTGAAAAGGTTCAAACCTAAAGCAGGACAAGTCCTgctgaaattcaatttttccctACTGTTGAGTTATCCCATGTTGAATAGTCCCACAGCGAGTCAGCGAGGGTGAGCCTGCCATGGCAAGATGACCGTGGCAAGtcagccatggcgagttgtctttATAGTATGAAGGATAATAGGTCAAAATTAAAACACCCCCCCAATTAAATATATGATAGGATGTTATGTTTGAAGGAGTTTGAAGAAGGCACTGAGCATTTGAGAATAGCCCCATTCAGAATCTACATAGTGGCTAAACTGGACAGGCCTTCATCAGTTTTAACAGAGAATCCTAGTTACTTTCTGGATGGTGCAAAAACATTcctgagaaagaaaaatgccaCATGATGGATACTTAAATGAGTAAATAATGGTTTCTTGCAAACCAGATGAACCCCAATAATGCAAATGTATGTTAAAAACCTTAAATATAGTCAATTGAAACTTACTTTCTCTTTcaataaggagagattcaaaaTACTTGGCTGCAAAAGTTGGTATATCATCAGGCTGGTTTCTTAAGACTTCCCTGGCGAGTCCTTCAAGCAGATTGGCAAATCCTGGAGGAATGCGTTGAGTGGTGTTCGAGAACGGAATAGCCATTGTttctgaaaaagtttcttttATACCTAGAGTTCAGTTTACAAGAACAGTTAGTGAGACTTATAATCTAAATAAGACATTAAATATTGGATAAAAAGAtagggtaaaggtttcccctgtccagttatgTCTGACTCTGCGGGGCGGTGCTCTTCTCCgtctcttagctgagggagccagcattgtctgaagatgctaTGAGCCCAATTCACCTGACAATCTGGTGTTGTGGAAAAAGTataaggaggaaggagtattatgtattcttgccaccttgagttacaaaaggcagaataaaaaaattaatgaataaatcTGAAAGTCAAGCTCAcaccatttaatatttttaattgctaCAAATTTATTTAATCGTAACATTTTAAAGAAGGAATTGCTTTGTTCTGAACCAGACTAGTAGTCCGCTTATCTCAGTATCACCCAACCCAATTTGAAACAGATAATTAAATTTAGGAATATAGAGAATTcactaagttttttttaaaaaattgactctcacatagagataaacatgtCTATTTGCTATTGCACGCCTGTTCAAGCTTAggttttacagcaggggtgtccatccAATCTTGCCAatttgaagacctgtggacttcaactcccagaattccccaactagaatggggatggctggctggggaattctgggagttgaaatccacagatatTCAAGTCACCAAGATTGGACATCCCTACTTTACAGTATTTTACTTTGCCCTTCTTAGCAACATTTACtactatgtttccccgaaaataagaccgtgtcttatatttttttgaaccctgaaataagcactcagccttattgctatgtgctcaaaaaccagattgggcttattatcaggggatgtcttattttggggaaaacagggtattgaaTAGACTTGTCAGATTTTCTGTGAAAAATGTGGCACAAAGCAGGGCTACAAAATAGGAGCCTGCTTAAGACACTGAAGTAAGAATTCCCGGCCTTGATTCCTGGGAATGATGGGGGCTGAATTCTTGTACCTCTAAAAGTCGGGGAAGGAAGCAATAATGGAAGCCTCTTCCTCATGGGGAGaaatacaggtagccttcgacttatgaccacaattgagcccaacatttctgttgctaagtgagacatttgttcagtgactttcaccccattttacgaccgttcttgccacagtcgttaagccaatgactgcagttgttaaattactaatatgattgttcaatgaatctggcttccccattgactttgcttgtcaggtcacaaaaagggatcatgtgaccccgggacactgtgacagtcataaatatgagacagttactaagaatctgaattttgatcacgtgaccatggggatgctgcaaaggtcgtaagtgtgaaaaatggtcgtaagtcactttcgtCAGTGCcgctgcaactttgaacggtcactaaacgaactgcctgTACTCTGGCAGGGGCTATTTGCCCTCTGCCCATGCTCAAAAGCGCTCTTCTGATGCAGCCAGATTCCTGGCCTGTCTGCGCCCCTTCCTTCCCAGCCTGGAGCTATCAACACGTGGGGAGGCGCTTAGCGCCCCACACCGCCGCCCCGTCCTCTTCAGGTCCCCGGCCCGCCAAGAGGACCATTCCCAGGCCTCCTTTTACCCTTTTACCGCAAGGACGAGAGACCAGCGTCCTTCCTGTTGCTTAGCAACTCCAATCAAGACGGCAAGCGGGGAGGGCCAATAGAGCGGAAAAACGCGCGGTTGGCTTCTCAGGTCGGCCCACCCCATTTGTTGATTGGCTGCAAGCTCCGCCCTTCAACGACCAaaactttcccctcctcctccctctcctccctcttgaaGCCCGCCCCCAACTAAAATCTCGTCCCGCCCCGGTGCTTCAGCGCGGTTGGCTTCCCCCTAGATCGGCCCACTTCGCCTGCCGATTGGCTGCGAGTTCCGTCCTTCAGCCACCAAACCTTTCCCCTCCCCGTTTCCTCCCTCTTGAGCCCGCCTCCAATTAAAATCCGGTCTCGGCCAGACGCCTCACCGCGTTCTCGGTTCTGATTTTGGGCGCCGGCGAAGGAGGCGGTGGCGCGGCCGAGGTTTTAAAAGTCCAAGCGGGGAGCCTGCGCTCCTAGTACGTCTTCTCAGGGCCCATGGAGTTGGGACTCTGCGGGCAGGGTGGGCCTGAGGCCTCGCTTTAGACCGGCCCCGCGGCGGTGACGTCACAGAGAGGCCGCGGTGACGTCACACACCGGGGGTCTCATGGCAGGGCCTCCGCCCGGGTTAAGCCGCTCGGGCAGCTCTTCCATCCCCCGTGGCTTTGCAGATGGGGTAGGCTGCGAGGGCGGGGATGGGCACCGAGGGCCACGCAGTATGGACTTTGTAATACTTGCgatatggtttttgtagtactTGTTAACACTGGCCAGTTTACATGGGGGTTTTCTTGTATTTTTCAATTTGCCCTTTTCGAAAGGTGTGGCTCATGATTTGCCCTGCCTGAGCTTTTAACCTTCAAGAAAGGCCTCCCTTTCAGAAACCAGGAGGGGCAAGAGAGAATCCAAAGGTTTTGTAGATAACAAGTTTCATTTGCAGCTGTTCTCAAGCGtccataaacaaaacaaaacaaaaaaaagcaagtaTTGAGGCTCAATGATGGGAAGTGTTGAGAATGTATCTTACCTATATCCATTCTGACATTTTTCTTTGCAAgtgtttcttttgcttttatcCGGAGTACAGTGCtcctttggttgttgttgttagttgcgaagtcgtgtccgacccatcgcgaccccatggacaacattcctccaggccttcctatcctctgtcatcctctggagtccattgaagctcatgcctactgcttcagtgactccattcagccacttcattctctcgtccccttcttcttttgccctcaatcgttcccagcattaggctcttctccagtgagtccttctttctcattaggtggccaaagtatttcactttcctcttcaggatctggccttctaaagagcagtcagggttgatctcctctaggaccagtttcttcgccttgcagtccaagggactgctCCTTTAGTAGTTGCTCGCAGACGTTTTAATTCTTACAAACTAACTAGACAGAGGACTTTTCCTTACCCAATCAAAAACTTTTTATGTGTGCAAACTATCAAAAGGGGAGGTGTGATTTCTCCCCTTTGTTCTATCTTTTGTGAAATCAATAAGGGAATCCTTTTTAGTTGAAATGTTTCAAATAAATCGTAAATCAATGTTTTTGGAGGTGGGCATCAGGTTGCTGAAGGGGATATTAGAGCACATATTAGAATGCAGACACGAGGCTGTATTCACCCATCAAGGCACCACAGCATAACCTAAAAGAGGGGTTCCCAACCGGGAATGCAAGACGATATTCCAGGGGACGTGAAAACgtgggtttagaagtttcaaaattctagtgtatatgcataattatatgcatatatttatttacttttgtaaggggtacctgaatatatcagaagcattctagAGGTGCGgggtatagaaaaggttgggaaccccgtCCTAGAATGTTGTGGGAATCCCTCTGTCATTTCCGTATTAAGCTGCTTGGCAGATTTAGCCACTTGGGGCTTATTCCAAAATAAGTTCTTTTTTTATAAGAAAGATATTTTTGtatagaaaattaaaatacaaacttcaaaggaaagaatgtttttttctctccagcgtttctatttttatttttattttgaatagtTCGAACCATACATGATTTGTCATTATGTATGAACCCAACGtatgaccaaaatttccattgctaagtatggCACTATGTATAAAGCCAACACCACAGATAATAGTGTACTATCATGGACAAAATGTGTGGTCTTTCTCATCATCCTAAGTATCTGCTATGGTTTTTGCCTCTCAATCTATCCAGCACTCCTGGGGTGTCCTGGTGGTTGCCACATGAGTTTGCACTCGTGCAAATCTATCCAGCAGTCCTGGGGTATCCTGGTGGTTGCCACATGCTTAGCTGAGCTTTCAGAATACTATACAAGCCATTCTGTCAGAGTAATAAGGGTAAAGTATCATAGAGGGGTGTCAGGGTGAAGTTACAAAGAAGAAATGGGGCAGGAGGCAAAGGGTGGCTGGTTTACACACAAAAGCATTATGTGGTTTATGTGGATTGTATACAACTTAACTACCCAGGCTTAGTGAATAagctaggggtttttttttggttttttttaaaaaaacctttttaattgtggaatCCAGCCCCTCAATGTACTAAGCCCAAATTGTGGCTTTGCAGAGTTACAAGTGCCAATAATGTAACATGTTTGAATTtgaattcaaaataatttctCAGGGGGTACTGGGAAGCATTTGAATGGTTTGCTATCCttaacagctttttttttctgcttcagagGCTATTTTTCCTCAAGTTCAAAAAGCACATTTTCAGAAGAGGGAGAAGTCATAAGGAGATCCTGTAGGTCAGATTTAGGATACAGTCAAATAGCCTTTTCCATCTCAGCCTAACAGTTGAAATTGTCTAGAGCATTATTAAGGATTCATATCTGCTGGGTGGTGACAAGGTTGCCATACCTATGAACAGCTATGTTACTTTCTCCCTACCAGCCCTATGTTACTTCCTGGCTTGGATCAGCCCAGTGTGAGGTCACAAGGAGATTGATGTCTTTAAGATACAGACTCCGGACATTCTCTGCTCCCAGAATTGCATGCTCTGACTTTCTGACTTCACGTTATCAAAAAGCACAATGGAGGCTTCCTTGGTATTCATGTTGCTCTTGGCTTGCACAGCAGGTGAGTGAGAAAAGACAGCTCCTGCTGCTACTTGTGAATGGACACTACTGGCCAGGCAAGTGCAATCTGGAGAAAACAGTATCTTGAAAATACAATAGCAGCATTTAACTAGAAGGAATTTGCTTCCCTTCCACGATGCTAAGCTTCCACCAGATACTTTTTGTTTGTATCCTGTATAGGATGAGCTTCCTTGAGCAAAATCCTGAATAAAGTTTGGTTCAGCGTTTGGTGAGGATACATCAGATAATTAGCTCATCTCAGTAGCGGAATAActttaaatatatttacaaaGAAAGTCCCTTGAGTTCAGTGCCCCAACAAAATTTACTCCTGGGTCTATTCAGGATTGCATCTTGTAAGAGTTTTTGTAAGCAGTTGCTTAGGTTTGTTGCTCCTTTGATAAAGGGTTTATTATATTTTCTTGCAATTTTCTCATTGACTTGTCCAATTCTCAACTTTACGTTGTATCCTGAAAAGCAGCATACAGTTGTTCCTACTACACAACAGTACAAGGAAACACTACTTGCTTGGCATCCTGCCCTAGCTCAGTTTCTGTTTCTTATATTGCATATCTACAGTGGCCTATATTCTGTAGCATCTGCAAATGTTATAGTAGAGTATGAAACAAACTAGGCCGTAACTCAGTTAAATACTAAAGTGATTCTTGCTAATAGAGATTCAAATGACGGGAGAAAGATATTGGTTGCTGGAGCCTTAATTTAAATGTTTACCCTTCAGTATTTGTCAATCTATATTTCTAATAATCCTCTCCAAAAATAGCTAAGGTGGCCTCAAATAAAATATAGGAAGACTGATTCCTCTCTTTCAGTCATTCAGTGTTAAGGATATGATGCTATATATGTATCTCTTTGTATTAGTGACTTGTATTAGTGACTTTCAAGTAAATAAGTATAGGGTTGCCATAGCTGTAAGAGAAGGAgggatttttaaattctttttttatgtttttgctCATACAATATGCTGAGCCAAGTTATTTAAAGACTTAACAGCTGGGTTTGCACAAGATGCTAGACTAGACTAAATTGAGGTGTTTGTGTTCAGGACATTGTCTTTATATGTTAGTTAATCGAGCAATCACATTTAGCTATATTTGCTTAGGCATTGTGATAGGAGTACACAGGCAGTATATTTGATTAAGCTGGGTTCAGCATATTGAATGAAGACTAACAATGCACTATTTAAATCCATACAAATAATGGCAAGCAGGCAAAGTGGCCTCTGTTTTTCTCCTGCAGTGAGGAGGGAATCGGGGACAGACTGTAGGCTCAGTCTCCTCAGTCACACAGTGACACATGGTAGAAATGGTCTCTTCTCAGAGAATCGGGCTGAAAAAACTGTTCACTCATAAAGATACAGAGACATATTCTATGTCGTACTTTCCTAAAAACTAGTCCTATAAAAGTGAAATTCCAAAGATCATACCGGATAGAAAAACAGGAGATTGTATGAATGTCTGTATGGGAAGAGCAGCAGAGAATGGCTTGAGTTGaaaacaaaaataggaaaaacAGGATCACctgaaaggtttttttaatgaGCCTGAGATGTGTTCTTTCTTTCTCAGTACTATGCTTCCTTGACAATCTCTAATGAATTGCCAGCTATTTTTGCTGTTCAGAAATGTCTTAAGATTTGAATGGTTGTTCCCTAGCACAGGGATTTCTGGAATATTTTTGAGAAGCTGAAACTGTAAACCAGATTGTCGTGCTTTTTTGTCTGCCTCAGGTGCTAAGTTTCACTTTGCTTCCTATTATGCTGATCACATGGTACTCCAGAAGGAACCATCTCATGCAATCATATGGGGCTTTGGAGATCCTGGTTCTAAGGTGATGCTGACACTCTCCCAGAATCATAGTGTTGCGACCAAAATGGTACAGATTGAAGGTAATCCATAATATTAACAATATATACACGGCTTCCTTGTCCTAATGCTCATGCATAGAATATAGAGTAATACAATTAGAAGCAATCTTGAAGATCttttactccaaccccctgcctatggcagaagaccctacacctttctggacaaatggctgtccagtcttttcttaaaaatctccagtgatggagcacccacaacttccaggtaagctattccactgattaattgttctcactgtcaggaaatttctccttagttctcagttggaTCTCTgtaatgatcttccacctgttacttcttgtcctgcccgcaggtgctttggagaatagattaatCCACTCTTTTCTGTGACCCTCAAgtcctggaagactgctatcatagcaCTCCTGGTCCTTTTCATTAGGCTAGACATGCCTAGTTCCCTTAGTTGGGAATGTTAGTTGAAGAAATGAGGCTTccgtttaggacaggggtctgcaaacttggctcttttaagacttgtggacctcagcaaagctggctgaggaactctgggagttgaagtccgcaagtcttaaaagagccaagtttgcagacccctggtctaggatcatTCCGTTCCTGTATGGGTGGCTGTAAATTTCCTTCTTGCATTTCAGACCATCAAATTTAACTTCTGCTCTGTGCAGGAATCCAAATAAAGCTATGATTGTGGCCACCTGGGTGAAGAGAATTGCTCTACCAAATGTTTGGCAGGATGCCAGAGAGAAGAAATATGGCAATAAATCATCAGTTTCTTACAAGAAAGCTATAACCAATAAAGAAACTGTCAGAGGTTTGGTCATTTTAGGAAAGGTACTGATCTCTAATGGGTAGGTTGTACTGCTCAAAACCACAAGGGGCTAGCGTGGGAGTAGCTTTTGACCCATCACTTTCTATGGATGACCTGATGGCAACAGGAAAGGTGCCATTTGTCAGCTTCATTGTGTTTTCTAGCTGCATTCCTTCCTTAAGATAGCCGGCTATGTCCCAGTGAAGGCTCCAATCTTTTTTACGTGGAGCTGCTTTTAAAACAGTCCAGTAGAAAATGCTGCTGTTTAACAATCCACTAGGAGTAAAATTTGTCCTTTG
Proteins encoded in this region:
- the SPA17 gene encoding sperm surface protein Sp17; this translates as MAIPFSNTTQRIPPGFANLLEGLAREVLRNQPDDIPTFAAKYFESLLIEREKTGYDPTEWGAKLEDRFYNNRAFNELAPPGDGVRKEKKEETTGKPQEEDKPEVDIQGTLSEEQAAVKIQSIFRGYKARKEVKDREEGEDEEGKEPGETNEAGKEEVSSEPDKGPQ